The sequence TTTCATGAAAAAGCCAAATGCTGATTTTATATTTGTACCTGttaaaaatttgaataaaaacattgcaatacaaaaaactgGCTAAAGTTTATCGTTTAGAAAACTGCCACTTGTATGGCCAATATTAGCCTATACAGAGATCTTTTCTATAATAATGGAGAACAACAAGGTTAACAGGCAGCATGGTAATTATCAAAACACTCCAACAATCTGCAAACCCCAAATACAGCCTTCCTAAAAACAGTCCCTAAACAATTTacagctttaaccccttccatacagggcattttcacccccttcctgcccagaccaatttttagttttcagcgctgttgcactttgaatgacaattacgctgtcatgcaacactgtacccaaatagagcttttgtttggtggtatttgatcatctctgcggtctttatttttttgcgctataaacaaaagaagagacaaaaaataaatacatttagaaaaaaataaaataacgcaataagcgtatattgattggtttgcgcaaaagttatagcgtctggaaaataggtgatagatttatggcattttttttttttttttttactagtaatggcggcgatctgcgatttttattgtgactgtgacattgcggcggacacagacacgtttttgggaccattcacatttatacagcaattagtgctttaaaactgcactgattactgtgtaaatgtgaatggcagggaaggggttaacactagggggcgctgaaggggttaataagttccctaaagtgtgttctaacagtaggggggaggggactcacaaggggtggagaccgatgtgtgttcctctgtactgggaaacacacatcggtctcctcacctctgacaggaggtggatctgtgcatttacacacacagatccacactcctgccgtgattaccggcaatcgcgggtgcccggcggacattgcggccgccgagCAcgtgcgccgggtcacgagcggtgccgTGCGCACCCTAGATTGCCGGGAagaaaggatgtcatatgacgtccacccggatcaagggagggttcctgccggagtcattttataatggcccggtaaggaaggggttaatggatcCCTGTAAATATGGGTATCTTTGAAGAAGCAGGAGTTGAAGAAAACTACTAATCATAAATTACATGAAAATAAAACTTGGCTTCCTCTGTTTTAGTGCAACATGCTTTACTGCAatcctaaagtggaactacactgcatctgagcaccacaaaccaaatatgctttttaaatattttttttatattcaaggcAAACTTATCCAACATATATCCatactttattttgctgagaaatcactttgaaaaacatcccttagcacagtgatggcgaaccctggcaccccagatgttttggaactacatttcatatgatgctcaactacactccaaagtgcatgagcatcatgggaaatgtagttccaaaacatctggggtgccaaggttcgccatcactgtcctagtatTTCTGGATGTGACCATCTTGAGtatgggcagatgattcatgtagcatttacttcctgaaattcacttgcccttagctcaggcatgcaggcaggagggtgtgcttagctgagaaaacactCCTGGGACGTATGACATAATTTGtctagaaaccaggaagtaactgaagaaatgtcaagaaatacatttttgttttttaaatacgaTATACTCTCatctctatttactaatgctagcagcataagtatTAGAAAtagtgttgattgagagagtgaagttctgctttaactcgtACATCAGCAGACGGAGTCCAGCTCAGCAGTAGAAGGTGTATTCTCTCCAGGAGTGCCAGGAACAAATGCTATAACTCTCCAAGCTCCCCTTCCATGGTCCGAACCAACACATACAGCTCTGCCAGTCCCACTAATGAAGCCACAATCACAGAGGACAGGATCCGCTGTAAAGAAGAAGAACAGGGCATATCAATCAGCACTTTTCACAACACATAGAATTGACTTAGAAAACAAGCTTTGTGTATAGATGGCCAAACCTGGAATTCGTATTTGCCAAGTAAAAGCATATTACCAAAAAGCCCTAAAAGATAACTaaagccaaaaacaaaaaaatgtcatgTATTGTGGCTTACCAGGATATGgtgcctgcattttttttttctgtacctgAAAAAACTATCAAATCAGTTTATCatgccagaaatgcagtgtccttgtcactttcTAGGAAGTGTTATCTTCCTCCAGTAAACTGCTAATCCCCCCATCTCTTATTTAAAGCAGGATCAAATCAAAAGGGAAGCTACACCTATCTaccccccctccgctgccacatttgccacCGTTCGGAGGAaagcaggtacctagttttgaagtttgccccctcctcccccccccccaggcagccCAATTAGAGAGTGCAGTGCATTTCACGCACgtgcagtaggaaactggctgtgaagccgcacatcttcactgccggtttccttaGTGGAAATGGCGGCAGCAACACCCTATAGCCAACTAAGAAATTGGCTCGGGTGAAGACAcggctggattcctggacaggtaagtgtcctaatattaaaagtcagcaactacagtatttgtatccaacttatttttttctgcaggtgcctggagctcctctttaatgaaGATGTTGAACAAAGGCAGAGATGTATGAAGCCGAATCTGGCCGACAACCATAACACTCCAAGTGAAGGAGTGAGTGGAGCGAACCAGGGACAAGAAATGTGCCAATCACAGGATTACAAGGtaaaaattaaaggaaaaaaacagaaagaaaactAAAAACATTTACCTTATCCAAGGTCTGCaaagctacaatatatatatatattcctaatGACGCATGCATgtatgcgaaacgcgtagaggcttctGGGTAATCTTCACGCAAACCTCCACGAACGGAACTATGTCACATGACACCTCTGCGGCACTTCCGCATAGAAAACAGCTCAAACACCGAGGCGTGGAACGCATGCCGGTGGGGGAACTCGAGCAGTTACGCTGGACAGACTGAAAATATAGTCTCTGTGTCAATGAAGATGGTTAAAAATAAGTTCATCAATATTGAATAAAAGTTCATAAGTTGAAATCATGAGTGGTGGCCGACAccacaaaataaaagaaaaggatggaggcttaccggatggcaagcaatatgagacttgcggctgcaaaccccagccagggccttttgatgatcctcgcagaGGGATGAGGAGGGATGGATGCTGAGACTTTCCAAACGCGGATCCACAAGATAGCAGCGTGTCACAAGAAAAACTCAATAGTGAAGAACAACAGGACCAGCACATATAGGATATTtgtgactcaagggaccaccaccaccaaaacaccctatggatgggaggcttaccagagcataaAGCAATACAAGCATGcggctaaacccctagccagggcctttgagATCCTGAGCGGTGGTGATATATCCTGGAGTCCTccggtgtagtgtggtcagtagaTACATAGAAAGAATGATATTGCCCACATGGTGAAGTATGTTGACttctctgctgccacttccaacaatgtcttctctctacttcctcccgactcacctctcaccaggaacttcctgtctgttcctggtgagaggtgagtcgggaggaagtagagagaagacattgttggaagtggcagcagagaaGTCAACATACTTCACCATGTGGGCAATATCATTCTTTCTATGTAtctactgaccacactacaccggAGGACTCCAGGATATATCACCACCGCTCAGGATctcaaaggccctggctaggggtttagccgCATGCTTGTATTGCTttatgctctggtaagcctcccatccatagggtgttttggtggtggtggtcccttgagtcacaAATATCCTATATGTGCTGGTCCTGTTGTACTTCACTATTGAGTTTTTCTTGTGACACGCTGCTATCTTGTGGATCCGCGTTTGGAAAGTCTCAGCATCCATCCCTCCTCATCCCtctgcgaggatcatcaaaaggccctggctggggtttgcagccgcaagtctcttattgcttgccatccggtaagcctccatccttttcttttattttgtggTGTCGGCCACCACTCATGATTTCAACTTATGAACTTTTATTCAATATTGATGAACTTATTTTTAACCATCTTCATTGACACAGAGACTATATTTTCAATCATGTGTTCTATTTCCTTTTAATTTTGGGGTCTTTTTAATGTTAATTTCAtcatattttttccattatcaatTGACTGTttagtttaatttattttaatagcgcaacgtttcttttttctttacttatattgtgtttgtatgacactgTTGTGTTGCAGCTTAGTTAGgaattttttttggtgccttagcGCGGTATTTCTTCTCTTTGTTTACGCTGGACAGACTAGTGCCGGTCGGAATAGGCACTAGTAAATGCGAGTGCAAATTTTATatgctttttaaataaatgtgatACTTTTTTATCGAACGTACATATACACACACGAAaacatttttcacaatatatatatttttgctttttaaaGATTAAATACCAGCATAAGAGAACTGCCATTAATAATCATTCCCTAGAAATGCAAGCTGCCTGAAAGTCAAGCCGACTCTGCTGGCTTTACTACTTTCTTAGCCACTGACCAAAAACAAATATGCAGGTCAGGATTTCCGATGCCACTCTGACTTTATTCTTCATGTTTGCTTCAGGCTAGTGGTTCAGAGCATTAAAGCCAGAGATAGTCAAGCAGCTGGTATTCTTATAAGGTTACCATCAGCATCCCCCACATTTCTGTCAGTATAGATTTACCCGAATTTGAATCAAACCATCACTGTACCATTTAATCACCAACATGAATAAACATGGAGCTCTCTGACATGAGTAAAAAGTAATGGATTCCATCATAAAGAGATACATTATAAAGGCTCATATAGATGGACTTTTTCCTGCGTTTGACGTGTGTTAAAAAGTGCAGGTCAACAGGTTTCCATTTACTTTACTGGTGTAGTATAGGTGACAGTTCTCGTGCTGCATTTACCCTACATTGTTTTGCGCTGCATGTCTTTGGATGCAGCAGGTCCAATTGACATTTTGTTTGCGTCACAGGCAAAAGAGAACAAACTCGGCCTTCACGGCATTTGAGAGGAGTTACCTTTTTGGCAATAAATCGTATCCATCTTAATTTGCATTGGACTACGTTTGAATTAAAAAGACAGCTGTTAAAACCGACACCTGTCTACAtaagctcttaaaggggttgtaaaggtacaatttttttttaccgtaaatagcttcctttaccttagtgcagtcctccttcacttacctcacccttccattttgcttttaaatatccttatttcttctgagaaatcctcacttcctgttcttctgtctgtaactccacacagtaatgcaaggctttctccctggtgtggagtgtcatgctcgccccctcccttggactacgggagagtcaggacgcccactaacatacagcttctttctctatctgcaacgtagagagcgtcctgactctcttgtagtccaagggagggggcaagcacgacactccacaccagggagaaagccttgcattactgtgtggagttacagaaataaaaacatttaaaagcaaaatggaaggatgaggtaagtgaaggaggactgcactaaggtaaaggaagccatttaggaaaaaaaataattgtacctttacaaaccctttaatcctAATTTACAGGACTGCTGCATACTGCGTCTAATGAACAATGACATCAACAAGTCTCATAAATGCAGTTTTCTAAAATGAGACAGATTTAATAATTTCAGAGATGTATTGATAAATTTAAGTGGAAAGATCTATGGAGTTTACTATACTTGCAGGTCCCAAATTGGTGCTAAATCTCAAAGTAGAGAGGCTAATCCACAATCACTTATTTTTTATAACAGATCTGCTTGTGTATGGGCAATCGGAAAAAAAAGGCAAGTCAATTGAATCCTATTGCTTTTTTCTGGGTGAACCCTCAAACGCATTTTATGGTGTGTGTGTAGGTTCCGGAAAAATCGTTCTCCctcaataatgtaaaaaaaaaatatcaaacaccATAGGGACCAAGAAAAAGGGAATAATCAGTAAATATATGGCAACTAATGACAATCTAGGTATATTATTCTGGAGCTAAACTCACCGTAGCTGCCTCAGCAAAAATATACTGACTGCCGATATAAGTGCAAGCAAATGCTGCTGCCACTGTGACAAAGAAGTTGAAGACTGTAACAACTATTTTTTTCAGAGGTCGTACTGTAAACacacaaaaatatgtaaattacaaAATGTTAATAATTACTGTCatcaaataatatttaaaaatcaTCTACAACATGCAATTAGCCAACACCTAATTATGCAAGGCAGTGGGGAAAGCAAATTATAAAAGTGTATCTAAacatgaaaacaaaaatataatataatgcagCTCATCAGTCCTTACAAGTGGTGGTTGCATTAGTTTTTCTCTTTAATTTTTACCACGTAATCCTGCCAATAACACACTTTTGcagtagggtgacaacactcattcACTCTGCTTAACTATGGAGGAGCAGCATCATCATCATCCTAGGCCGCTGCCGATTAGGACTCGCTCCTCTTCTCATCTCCATAACATGAGGGGTGAGCTGTAGTCCACATAAGTAGACAGATCAGGCCTAATAACTGTGCTTGTAATATTAGTGCAGGCAAAATGCAAATGAAGTTAGGAGCTTGCTGTATTTCTGGCAGGCTCAACAGGCATTTGTTGCACTtaacatatataaacaaaaacacttttaccGGTGTACTTaacagcataggcgtgcgcacagggtgtgcccatgtacattagcattatccaggggcgACACCAGGTGAGTGGttgggggtgccagtggccagtgtaaatgcccccattatattaagGGCTAGGTTCAACCTTAGGAACACATTACACTCTTATTTAGGGTGTAATATAATATGGTCTTAATtaactgtctcccaccaccagagcctcccCCTGTGACTGCAGGTGGCAGTcatgtgtgtttagattttggggtgcacaccctaatgcaataggccgcgcacacctatgcttaacagaccaaaagggagcatTATGGCATTACCTTTAACACAAAAATGAGTACTGGTGCCCTGTGTGTAACTTTTATGtcttaaggggcagatccacagagagattacgccggtgtatctactgatacgccggtgtacttttaaatttccctgcgtcgtatcgttgttttgaatcctcaaaacaagatacgatggcatctgggttagatccgacaggcgtacgtcttcggatctaagatgcaattcttcggcgtccgctgggtggcgttcgtgtcgttttccgcattgagtatgcaaattcgatatttccgacgatccacgaacttacgagcggccggcgcattcctttacgtcgtctctagtcggcttttttcggcgaatagttaaagctgctatttggcggcgtatgcaatgttaagtatggctgtcgttcccgcgtataattttaatcttttttttgtttgcgcaaatagggatggacgtaattcacgtctatgttaaaaaaaaatgacgtccttgcaacgtcatttagcgcaatgcacggcgggaaatttagggacggcgcatgcgcagttcattcggcgcggggacgtgcttcatttaaatgaaacacgccccctaatcgccgattttaaTTACGCATTGTTacaccgccagagatagactacgccgctgtaacttacggcgcgaaatctttaaggattcaaactaaagccgggtaagttactggggcgtagtgtatctctgatacgctgcgcgggtgcagatctctgtggatctgccccccaaGTCTGGTATCAGTACTTTATAAATCAATGATCCAAAATAAGCATGAAGCAAGTAAAACCAAAGTTAGAATGTCTTATCTGCATACATGCTTTATAAAAGGCCAGTGACTCACTAATTAATGAAGTTAGAGAATCAGCATGACAACCAGGCAATGGTACATTTATCTCAATACAGGTTTCCATTAACAAAATATACACTACAAGGTTGTAGTTTGGGCACTTATGCGATACTTGAAAACAGATGTTtttgcaccttaatgcataggattgcattaaggtgaaaaaatacatttctttacaactcctttaacctaaTATAGGCTAATCATACAATATATGTGCCATTATCTGGTAAAGATAAAGAACATGCCCCATCAGTGAAGACTGGAGTGATGCTCCACTGGAATACAAGAAAAAGTAACAGTACTATCTGAAAATTAGAAATTATACTTCCATCCTACAGGAGACAACTTACCTTCTCTGCCTATATCAGCTAGAGTTCCATGTCGACCATtctagaaaaagaaaacaaaaaaggtcAAATGAAAAATTCATTAAACCTGGAGAAAGCAACAAAGATGGAGCTGTTGCCTGAAGCCTCTAATCAGAATTAATGTTCTGGCAAAAAAACATGTGCAGTAAGGCATTATATGCAAGTTGGCATGCTCTGGTCAATTCATTCTAAAATAACATAACAAGAAGTAAGCATGGCCTGCGTTTAGGGAAATGCTATGAGACAGACACTTTGAGCCTGTGTAGTAAATGACTGAGGTGTGGACCACCAGCAGTGTAGAGGGTAAGAAATGTGAACTGTTGACATTTGAAAATTGTGCATATTTGCATGTGGATACAACAAGCCATTATTACAACATGATTTGACAACACAATTGCAGCAATGGTAAACTACCCCAATTAATGTATcctatatgtacagtatacaccATTGTTTGATTGACTTCCTGACTGGTATAACAAAGTATACATGATACAAACCAAGGCAattcaaatggtccggggcttaagtggttaaattaaaacaaaaggGGCAGACTCGATGAACCACTTGGTCTTTTCAGCTgtgacttttctatgtttcttggGTATCTTTAGTAATAATCAGTAGATCCAAAAGGCAGCTATGTGCAAGTCTTAGGTTTTCCTTTAAAAGTTAAAGCCGACTGTACTTTTCCTACCCATTCCTATTGGTCATTGTTTATGTCCATTAAAACATAGGACCAATAGGGCAGCTCGGTAGAAAGAAGAGGTGAGCCAAGCTTAACTTGTACAGGAAAGTTTGGGTTTCCATACAATTTCAAATACCTACATGTCTGCATCTACGAAGTAGTGTGACAAAAGCTacttcaacattttttattttttatcctatgTCCTGTCTAAAGACAGCTATGGTACTAGGTAGAAAATGATGAACCTTTTAATAAGTTGAACAGACCAAATCCCAAAACACATACTAAAACTTAAAACTACTGTACCTGGCTGGTGACATTCTTTGTGATTCTCTTGTACTCCTCATTTGCCAACTTAGCTTTAATCTTCTCAAGCCGCGCCACAAGTTCTGGGTTCTAAACATACAAATATGCAGACAAAATGAAAGGCATTATAAAGCTTCCTACCTGCACCTTACGTTTTCAGCCCACATAAGATGCGAGTTTATAATGTAGTCTCATGGTGTCATTTGTTGTCCTGTATGCACAGCCTTTAGTAGCAGAAATCGTCACTTTCCGGTGTCACAAATTTTAGTTTTTGTTCAAATAGGCAAATATCAGGGCATGCGGCATGGCACTGTACAGGTTAATGCGTGCCCTCTGTCTGTAGTCTAAGAactgacactttctgtgaagaaaCTACATATCCTACATCCCTGAGTCTTTGTCTATAACTGGTGCCGTAGACAGATCTGACAAACACAAAAAGGCAGAGAAATGAAGAGAAGAGACGCGTTTTCATCACATTAGCACTCCCAAATATGTGCTGCAACGCAGAGGAGATGGCGGAGCATACATGGACTTAAGGCAATGACACTACAATTTGTAACCACAATATGTGAGCCTATTATTACAAGGCAAGGAAATCAAATGACAAAAGGGAATACAACTACACAAAtacctagttaaaacaacaaaaccttTTGAAAGTTTACAATACTGGTTATGTCCACTCAAGAGAGATAGGAAAATATATTTAGTGAAAGTTTTCAGAAACACGGTGCACCTTGCCTCTAAATAACAGAATGCCTGTAATATtcttaaaaagtaaaacaaaatatataggaACTGAGATGTATGCTAAGCATGCAGCCATTACCACTGCATTTAGCAAAACAGCGGCTGCTCCCTTTTATTTGTGTGTAGTATAAACAGCAGGAGAAAAAGACACACCTTCAGAAAGACAAATGTCTGCTGTTGAAAAGAAATCTTCACTGATCTAACAATGAACAATTCACAAacctagggccagttcacaccacatgcagtccagtgcatcaaaaacacatggaaagaAGGTTATATGTTTTCCAAtgacatagttcacaccagtgcagtcagttccagaaaaaaagaacatgttgcattttacCTGCACTAAACTGTAGTGGAACGcagtaaaacgcatcaaaaacgcactggaatgcatcaGAAAACACACTGGACCCTAGTATAGTGGAATGCATTCGGAAATGCATGAAAAACGTGCAAAAATGCGCATGCAGAAACGTATCTGGAGTGCGCTTTTATGGTATGAACCAGccctaagagccagttcacaccataaaaACGCAGTtgcgttccagatgctttttgCGAGTGGTGGATCGTTATTGATCTGTGATCCGAAGGTCACCATGTTCGGATCGGCAAACCACGTGATCCACGGATTGAGCTCCATAGGAGCCTAGGTGAGCTCCCCTAGAgcagcgtgctgacgtcatcatcacccgccAAAAACTGCtcatggaggggtggggggtatTGGGGGggtgatgtggacattacagtggggacttggtctttttttttttttttgctgatccgaaaaatgatccgatccgtgactctgaacCGAGGaatgatccgaaccgtgagttttttggtCCCTTGCACCCCTATTTTTTGCAtgtgcatttttgatgtgttccaatgcatttttgatgtgtACTTGGTGCGTTTttaatgcagtccagtgcatccccccccctcttttttgttAACCTTAAATAAGGACGTGTGTTCCAGCgcatttttttggtgcgtttgatGCGCTTTAtagcgttccagtacagtccaggaaAAATGCAGGATGTTGTACTTTTTATTCTGAAACTGGAAAGCATTGGAACTACAAGCaccggtgtgaactatgccattgaaagttagttacatttttttgtataatgtgaaagatgatgttacgccgcgagaatcacAACctttattttaagcaaaaaaatgttgattCTCATTTAAGCCAGaaccgtgcagctctactgcctgtCAGTCCCTTCCCCTGCCAGAAGCCTCATTTGTGGGTGTGACATATTTTCAATGTCATTTGTGGGTGTGACATATTTTCAATGTCATTTGTGGGTGTGACCTATTCTTGAGCTCAGCTGCTACTGCCCCTTGTGCGGACGTCTTTCATTTAAGCCTGTTTTATGTGCTGCACTTATATTGCTAAATATCACATAGCCCTTTACCGCTGACAGTCATCTAATGTGGTATTTTGtaaaaaggaagtgagcactgacACACTCCCTCCCCCTACATGACTCACTGTTTACATGACACAGCAAGTGAGTTAGCAGAGCCCCTTCTCCAGCCTGCTGATCTTTTCCAGACAGCTGCTCCGACAGTGAAAAAAGACTGAAGACTGAATGGTGTGGAAACAGAGGGAGAAATGTGAATGGGAAGGAGTGCACATAAATAAGGTGTTGCTCAGGCTGTGTTATGTCAACTGAAAAGCGGAGACTGGAGGAACAAGGGAGGTCTAAATGGAGCAGCAGATCTCTTGAACAAGCAACAAGCCACACCAATTCAGGGAAGATAGGGGACTGGAGGATGgcccattagacccctttcacactggggtgttttacAGGCtctttagtgttaaaaaaaaaagcccctgaaagaagctgcatctgcaatcccaatgtgaaagcctgagtgctttcacactaaagtgcctgaaaaacgccccagtgtgaaaggggtcttcacgtaaaaaaaaaaaagtgcctgtaaagcacctgaaagaagcctcatctgcaagcctgagtgctttcacactgaggtgctgcgctggcagggcataaaaaaaaagtccagcaaacagcttctttgcagcgctttaggagcgttgaatacaagcgcccctttccattgaaatgctttttttaaatgccaatgcgcctgaaaaacgccccagtgtgaaaggggtcttagcggagctttaccagcatttttcgggcTCAGAAAGCcctcggctttcacattgggacggcAGATGAGGCTCCTTTCAGGCGATTTtctaaacgccaaagcgcctgaaaaacgccccagtgtgaaagtcagAGAGATCTCGTGCTGATCTGACCTTATTTGCTCTATTTTTCCTACTCCAACCCCCTTTTCGGATCTTTTACACCCCCTCTTCCCCATTATAGACATAAATTCAGCTTTTAAAAAGGAGGGTTCCATTGGCAattgtattaaagtggaggttcacccggaaatgttaaattttaacattagattgaggctcattttgtgaaggggaatcgggtagttttttttaaaaacgaagccgtacttaccgttttagagagcgatcttctccgccgcttccaggtatgggctgcgggactgggcgttcctatttgatcgacaggcttccgatggtcgcatctatcgcgtcgcgattttccgaaagtagccgaacgtcggtgcgcaggcgccgtatagagccgcaccggcttctttcggctactcgtgacgcgatgtatgcgaccgtcggaagcctgtcaatcaaataggaacgcccagtcccgaagaccatacacggaagcggcagagaagatcgctctctaaaacggtaagtactgcttcgtttttaaaaaaaactacccgattcccctagacaaaatgagcatcaatctaatcttaaaaaaaaaaaaatttcgggtgaactcccgctttaaatcctCCCTTTGCACTTTTTAACAAACCCTTCCCTTGACAGATAAATTTGACACCTCTTTATCCTCCCCCCCCCTACACGTAATCTggggttgttttttgttttgtcatcTCCCCTTTTGAATCCTTCATATATTCTCCTTGGAATTTACCCAGCTACATTGGTTGTTTATTATCTGATGTTTAGCATACATTGCCTGCCTTGTTTTTACACAATGGCGATTGcttgtttattcatttattttcaccGCACTCGTTTTTGGATGTTGTTTTCCGTAATACACTAATAGTAGCAATGTCTGACCATATGATGAATATATGCTCATTCTGTACGTACAAaaaacttttattgaaaagaagcttgtctgttaaaaaaaaaattataaaaaaataaaaaattataaaaaataaaataaaaaatggagcaGCAGAATAAACAAGTGTGTATTGGATTGTGTGAtaagtggataaaaaaaaaaagaaaaaaaaagggagggacgTAGATGGAGAAGATAGTGATAGTGTTGTGACAATACTGAGCTTGAGCAAGCACCTGAGACCATTGCTGTAAATCTcagcttaaagtgtcactaaacacacatcataaaaaaaactatcaataaatggttcatactcactcagtcactatgagatttgctgtacatactcactcagtcactatga comes from Rana temporaria chromosome 2, aRanTem1.1, whole genome shotgun sequence and encodes:
- the TMEM199 gene encoding transmembrane protein 199 isoform X1, producing the protein MASECRATEPLLRSLREEKGGLSEGTRSRAEEILSQGPGALVPFSVLRELHAVLRKKGSAVYLHELLEGSEFCLPVVELPERNPELVARLEKIKAKLANEEYKRITKNVTSQNGRHGTLADIGREVRPLKKIVVTVFNFFVTVAAAFACTYIGSQYIFAEAATRILSSVIVASLVGLAELYVLVRTMEGELGEL
- the TMEM199 gene encoding transmembrane protein 199 isoform X2: MPPWWCKSRMSQAAGTSGSAVYLHELLEGSEFCLPVVELPERNPELVARLEKIKAKLANEEYKRITKNVTSQNGRHGTLADIGREVRPLKKIVVTVFNFFVTVAAAFACTYIGSQYIFAEAATRILSSVIVASLVGLAELYVLVRTMEGELGEL